The Candidatus Aegiribacteria sp. genome contains the following window.
ATCTGTATTGTCACCTGTGCATGCAAATGAGAGAGGGATGGTGATCAGAAATAGTAGAAGCATTGTATTGAGGAATGATTGTCTGTTGTTCATGAAACCTCTCCAATTGCTGTTCCAGAGTGATCCGATTTCCATTTTGTTGCTTTCTGCAGAACGTCTCAAATCAGCAGAATGCGTTTTGTGAACGGTAAACCTTAGACGCATTTCTGTTGAATTTGATTGTTCGAAAATCATTTCTTTACATCAAGTCGATATCGACATCGATATCGTGCACCATGCTCATACATTTCATGATTCTTTGGAATACGTACTGTCTCAACATATTGTGCACCTATAATTTCACAAGTCTTTCTGGATGGAATATTTTTTGGATCAACGGTTAGCCACAGTGCCTTCAGACCGTGATCCAGGGCGAGTGATCGCAATAAATAGCAACTGCGAGCCGCATACCGGTGTCCCCG
Protein-coding sequences here:
- a CDS encoding GNAT family N-acetyltransferase is translated as MKTPFEFINPGKLIDDDLELFLVKKTQADPIKKYSPSYEFEMRHTKTSECMGCIRLRIASARTLQYPGHIGYEVNEEYRGHRYAARSCYLLRSLALDHGLKALWLTVDPKNIPSRKTCEIIGAQYVETVRIPKNHEMYEHGARYRCRYRLDVKK